A single region of the Mugil cephalus isolate CIBA_MC_2020 chromosome 4, CIBA_Mcephalus_1.1, whole genome shotgun sequence genome encodes:
- the glrx gene encoding glutaredoxin-1, with protein MAQQFVKAKIRGDKVVLFVKPTCPFCITAEEVLSKYKFKPGHLETVDISRRSDMGSLQDYFLELTGARTVPRVFIGEECIGGGSDVSALHRNGKLEGMLQSIGALQ; from the exons ATGGCGCAGCAGTTTGTTAAGGCGAAAATCAGGGGCGACAAAGTGGTGCTGTTCGTCAAGCCCACGTGTCCCTTCTGCATCACGGCAGAAGAGGTTTTGTCCAAATACAAATTCAAACCGGGACATTTGGAGACTGTTGATATCAGTCGACGCAGCGACATGGGAAGCTTACAAGACTATTTCCTGGAACTCACCGGGGCTCGTACG GTCCCGCGCGTGTTCATCGGTGAGGAGTGTATCGGAGGTGGCAGCGATGTGTCCGCGCTGCACAGGAATGGTAAACTGGAGGGCATGCTACAGTCCATTGGCGCGCTGCAGTGA
- the LOC125006869 gene encoding globoside alpha-1,3-N-acetylgalactosaminyltransferase 1-like isoform X1 — protein MFCKTPTGAVRVTRIQLVLCCTLLSLIIYFLHGRKAATGVESAHPIYHFLEKSRGRIKMDTLVKAAEPQTPPETLWGAPLVWGDQRNSARRRAKLASQEIHIGLLTVVVGTYAHFVRRFISSAEMYFLDGQIVTYYILTDNPRTLDPPLDLGPGRQMTVVPVAELPGWNRLALRRMALVADVIRDIGEEVEYIFCADVDLEFVAPVGEEILGDLVATLHAELFGRPRNAFPYEFEEASSACVEEDEGDYYYTSELYGGLVSEMYKLARACSMLILQDQTKGITAIGLEESYLNRYLIDHRPTCVLSPEYSWWDSALVAHVPVQRLVSLGRQCEVYNEKKKELHKC, from the exons ATGTTCTGCAAGACGCCTACAG GGGCAGTCAGGGTAACCAGAATACAACTCGTCCTCTGCTGTACTCTCCTGTCTCTTATCATTT ACTTCCTTCATGGACGTAAAGCTGCAACCGGTGTGGAGTCGGCACATCCAATCTACCATTTCTTGGAAAAGAGCAGGGGAAGAATAAAGATGGACACGCTGGTCAAGGCAGCAGAACCACAAACTCCCCCGGAGACGCTATGGGGAGCTCCCTTGGTGTGGGGCGACCAGCGTAACTCAGCGCGGCGCAGGGCTAAACTTGCAAGTCAGGAAATTCACATCGGTCTGTTGACCGTCGTGGTGGGAACTTATGCCCACTTCGTTCGGCGTTTCATCTCTTCAGCCGAAATGTACTTTCTCGATGGTCAGATTGTGACCTATTACATTCTCACAGACAACCCTCGTACTCTCGACCCCCCACTCGACCTGGGGCCTGGACGACAGATGACGGTGGTTCCTGTGGCGGAGCTCCCCGGCTGGAACAGGTTGGCTCTTCGGCGGATGGCTCTGGTTGCTGATGTCATAAGAGACATTGGCGAAGAGGTTGAGTACATCTTCTGTGCTGATGTTGACCTGGAGTTCGTGGCCCCTGTGGGAGAGGAAATCCTGGGAGACCTGGTGGCTACGCTGCACGCAGAGCTCTTTGGGAGGCCGCGAAACGCGTTCCCTTACGAATTTGAAGAAGCCTCATCAGCTTGCGtggaagaggatgaaggagactACTACTACACCTCGGAGCTGTATGGCGGGTTGGTGTCTGAAATGTACAAACTGGCTCGTGCCTGTTCTATGCTCATTCTTCAGGACCAAACTAAAGGCATAACAGCAATAGGCCTGGAAGAGAGCTACCTCAACCGCTACCTGATTGACCACAGGCCAACCTGTGTGCTGTCACCAGAGTACAGCTGGTGGGATTCAGCCTTGGTCGCCCATGTGCCTGTACAGAGGCTGGTTTCCTTGGGAAGGCAATGTGAGGTTTATaacgagaagaagaaagagctaCACAAGTGTTGA
- the LOC125006869 gene encoding globoside alpha-1,3-N-acetylgalactosaminyltransferase 1-like isoform X2, translating into MFCKTPTDFLHGRKAATGVESAHPIYHFLEKSRGRIKMDTLVKAAEPQTPPETLWGAPLVWGDQRNSARRRAKLASQEIHIGLLTVVVGTYAHFVRRFISSAEMYFLDGQIVTYYILTDNPRTLDPPLDLGPGRQMTVVPVAELPGWNRLALRRMALVADVIRDIGEEVEYIFCADVDLEFVAPVGEEILGDLVATLHAELFGRPRNAFPYEFEEASSACVEEDEGDYYYTSELYGGLVSEMYKLARACSMLILQDQTKGITAIGLEESYLNRYLIDHRPTCVLSPEYSWWDSALVAHVPVQRLVSLGRQCEVYNEKKKELHKC; encoded by the exons ATGTTCTGCAAGACGCCTACAG ACTTCCTTCATGGACGTAAAGCTGCAACCGGTGTGGAGTCGGCACATCCAATCTACCATTTCTTGGAAAAGAGCAGGGGAAGAATAAAGATGGACACGCTGGTCAAGGCAGCAGAACCACAAACTCCCCCGGAGACGCTATGGGGAGCTCCCTTGGTGTGGGGCGACCAGCGTAACTCAGCGCGGCGCAGGGCTAAACTTGCAAGTCAGGAAATTCACATCGGTCTGTTGACCGTCGTGGTGGGAACTTATGCCCACTTCGTTCGGCGTTTCATCTCTTCAGCCGAAATGTACTTTCTCGATGGTCAGATTGTGACCTATTACATTCTCACAGACAACCCTCGTACTCTCGACCCCCCACTCGACCTGGGGCCTGGACGACAGATGACGGTGGTTCCTGTGGCGGAGCTCCCCGGCTGGAACAGGTTGGCTCTTCGGCGGATGGCTCTGGTTGCTGATGTCATAAGAGACATTGGCGAAGAGGTTGAGTACATCTTCTGTGCTGATGTTGACCTGGAGTTCGTGGCCCCTGTGGGAGAGGAAATCCTGGGAGACCTGGTGGCTACGCTGCACGCAGAGCTCTTTGGGAGGCCGCGAAACGCGTTCCCTTACGAATTTGAAGAAGCCTCATCAGCTTGCGtggaagaggatgaaggagactACTACTACACCTCGGAGCTGTATGGCGGGTTGGTGTCTGAAATGTACAAACTGGCTCGTGCCTGTTCTATGCTCATTCTTCAGGACCAAACTAAAGGCATAACAGCAATAGGCCTGGAAGAGAGCTACCTCAACCGCTACCTGATTGACCACAGGCCAACCTGTGTGCTGTCACCAGAGTACAGCTGGTGGGATTCAGCCTTGGTCGCCCATGTGCCTGTACAGAGGCTGGTTTCCTTGGGAAGGCAATGTGAGGTTTATaacgagaagaagaaagagctaCACAAGTGTTGA
- the ell2 gene encoding RNA polymerase II elongation factor ELL2 produces MPQLHRDDGGGLVKMAALSEDGRYGLNCSQQSADGVTVYHVKLTETALRAIESYQNCRNAPSLRPTIQFKGLQGRIKIPKTDSSSDAFNSFDFYLSNVGKDNPQGSFECIHQYVSSSGASHLALCATVQDKVTVCATNDSYQVTRERMTQAAEDTRERGTKVIKPGGRYRGKQVHTRKVALAAPDIVPERKRSTPINPANTIRKCLSNNPVSQRPFRDRIVHLLALRSYKKLEVLARLQRDGINQKDRNSLGTTLQQVANLNPKDNTYALKDFIYRDVQRDWPGYSEEEKTQVDRILTRKLGLPTETISSSSSPKDGVPTSPQKRKPDFDFIDPLAPKKARISHLSNRGSATSSSSDRREDDGSPSTKRSSLPSNVTSGPPTHLPISSHPPAPSHQQPSPASNSNSPSTPEGCGTQDLPMDQSSSCRDPSPSPFSSDRTLQDRYRNPVPVPVPRPAASPSPPPCTSLTVTSTVVTSSPLSSTTNKKFKKKSKKHKDKDRERDKGKRTERGSSSPRGAAQPAEEGHRAKKRRSAERENGDVINKTSHKDQDSSSKEKPVQSTEFSSKIEMPDYVVKYTPLVSTDQRQSYKDDFNAEYDEYRLLHARVESITRRFTQLDTQCRKLAPGTKEHQKMQEEVLKEYKKMKQHSPNYHEEKLRCEYLHNKLAHIKRLIADFDQRRAQAWC; encoded by the exons ATGCCCCAGCTTCACAGGGACGATGGTGGAGGGTTGGTAAAGATGGCGGCTCTCTCCGAGGATGGGAGGTACGGATTAAATTGTAGCCAACAGAGCGCGGACGGAGTCACCGTATATCACGTCAAATTGACCGAGACAGCGCTGAGAGCCATAGAGAGCTACCAAAATTGTCGG AATGCACCTTCTTTACGGCCGACAATACAATTCAAGGGACTGCAAGGC CGCATTAAAATTCCCAAGACTGACTCCTCCTCAGACGCCTTCAACAGTTTCGATTTCTACCTGTCTAACGTGGGCAAGGACAATCCTCAGGGAAGCTTTGAGTGCATCCATCAGTATGTTTCGAG CTCAGGGGCCTCGCACCTGGCATTGTGCGCCACAGTACAGGACAAGGTCACCGTGTGCGCCACGAATGACTCCTACCAGGTGACCCGGGAACGCATGACCCAGGCTGCGGAGGACACACGCGAACGTGGGACCAAAGTCATCAAGCCTGGGGGCCGGTACAGAG gAAAGCAGGTGCACACTCGTAAGGTTGCACTAGCCGCTCCAGACATAGTCCCGGAGCGCAAACGCTCCACACCCATCAACCCAGCCAACACTATTCGCAAGTGCCTTTCCAATAACCCCGTATCCCAGCGACCGTTCCGGGACCGCATCGTCCACCTGCTGGCGCTGAGGTCCTACAAGAAGCTGGAAGTGCTGGCCCGTCTGCAGCGGGACGGTATCAACCAGAAGGACCGAAACTCACTGGGGACCACCCTGCAacag GTGGCGAACCTGAATCCCAAAGACAACACGTACGCTTTGAAGGACTTTATATACCGGGATGTGCAGCGAGACTGGCCCGGCTACTCTGAAGAGGAGAAGACCCAAGTTGACAGGATCTTAACTCG CAAATTAGGTCTTCCTACCGAGACAATCTCATCAAGCAGTTCTCCCAAAGACGGCGTCCCCACATCCCCCCAG AAGCGCAAGCCAGACTTTGACTTCATCGACCCCTTGGCTCCAAAGAAAGCCCGCATCTCCCACCTCAGCAATCGAGGGTCTGCCACGTCTTCGTCCTCCGACCGCCGCGAGGACGACGGCAGCCCCAGCACTAAGCGCTCGTCCCTGCCTTCCAATGTCACCTCGGGCCCTCCCACCCATCTCCCCATCTCATCCCACCCTCCCGCCCCCTCTCACCAGCAGCCGAGCCCGGCCTCCAACTCCAACTCACCCAGCACCCCCGAAGGCTGCGGCACCCAGGACCTGCCCATGGACCAGAGTTCCTCCTGCAGAGACCCGTCGCCCAGCCCCTTTTCCTCCGACAGGACTCTGCAGGACCGCTATCGGaaccccgtccccgtccccgtccccagACCGGCCGCCTCTCCCAGTCCTCCTCCTTGTACCTCGCTCACAGTTACCTCTACTGTCGTCACCAGCTCTCCCTTGTCCAGCACTACCAATAAGAAGTTCAAAAAGAAATCCAAGAAGCACAAGGACAAGGACCGAGAGAGGGACAAAGGGAAACGGACGGAGAGAGGCAGCAGTAGTCCTCGCGGCGCGGCACAGCCGGCCGAGGAGGGTCACAGAGCCAAGAAGAGACGCAGTGCTGAGAGAGAGAACGGGGACGTTATCAACAAAACTTCTCACAAAGATCAAG ACTCTTCGAGCAAAGAGAAGCCGGTCCAGTCTACTGAATTCTCATCCAAAATTGAGATGCCCGACTATGTAGT GAAGTACACGCCGTTGGTGTCCACTGACCAGCGTCAAAGCTACAAGGATGACTTCAATGCAGAGTACGATGAGTACCGCCTGCTGCATGCCCGCGTGGAGAGCATCACCCGTCGCTTCACCCAGCTGGATACTCAGTGTCGGAAACTGGCACCTGGTACCAAAGAGCACCAG aaGATGCAAGAAGAAGTCTTGAAAGAGTACAAAAAGATGAAGCAA CACAGCCCCAACTACCATGAGGAGAAACTGCGCTGCGAGTACCTGCACAACAAGTTGGCCCACATCAAGAGGCTAATAGCTGATTTTGACCAGCGCAGAGCCCAGGCCTGGTGCTGA
- the pcsk1 gene encoding neuroendocrine convertase 1 yields the protein MEVRCRPAVMCCVLAVLCSVVPRSLESSYADRQYLNEWAVEIPGGLSAAEAIAKELNYELVRQIGALEDHFLFKHRRHPSRARRSAEHVTRQLSEDDRVLWAEQQYEKRRNKRASLRECRDCPVDKLFDDPMWNQQWYLQDTRTSSSLPKLDLHVIPVWQKGITGKGVVITVLDDGLEWNHTDIYSNYDAAASYDFNDNDPDPFPRYDSTNENKHGTRCAGEIAMQADNNKCGVGVAYNAKVGGIRMLDGIVTDAIEASSIGFNPNHVDIYSASWGPNDDGKTVEGPGRLAQKAFEYGIQQGRGGKGSIFVWASGNGGRQGDNCDCDGYTDSIYTISISSASQQGLSPWYAEKCSSTLATAYSSGDYTDQRITSADLHNECTQTHTGTSASAPLAAGIFALALEQNPDLTWRDLQHIVVWTSEFDPLANNPGWKRNGAGLMVNSRFGFGLLNAKALVDLADPATWKHVPEKKQCIVRDDSFQPRELKAAGEITIEIPTKACAGQENAVRSLEHVQVEASIEYTRRGDLHITLTSPAGTSTVLLAERERDTSSNGFRNWDFMSVHTWGEDPTGTWTLKITDTSGRMENEGRILNWKLILHGTSEKPEHMKKPRVYIPYNAVQNDRRGVEHMDDMMEEPTQAHSLQKTEIAKASSPSDPEKEPKELSNSPFTPSLALIRLLQTAFNQQTPALQQSQAVARASSAWRKQLQSSQSISPPSTRLPPQKLYQALDMINKYRGNDDSVYSDYSDGFYSNKPYRHRDDRLLQALFEMLDDDRK from the exons ATGGAAGTGAGATGTCGTCCAGCGGTGATGTGCTGTGTCCTTGCCGTCCTCTGCTCCGTGGTTCCCCGGTCGCTGGAGTCTTCTTACGCGGACAGGCAGTATCTGAACGAGTGGGCTGTGGAGATCCCAGGTGGACTGTCCGCTGCGGAGGCGATCGCCAAAGAACTGAACTACGAACTGGTCCGACAG ATTGGGGCCCTGGAAGACCATTTCCTGTTCAAACACCGCAGACATCCTAGCAGAGCGAGACGCAGCGCCGAGCACGTCACCAGGCAGCTGTCAGAGGACGATCGA GTGCTGTGGGCAGAGCAGCAGTACGAGAAGCGCCGCAACAAGCGGGCGTCCCTCAGGGAGTGTAGGGACTGCCCGGTGGACAAGCTGTTTGATGATCCCATGTGGAACCAGCAGTGGTATCTG CAAGACACGCGGACGTCCTCCTCGCTGCCGAAGCTCGACCTGCACGTGATCCCCGTGTGGCAGAAAGGCATCACGGGGAAAGGAGTGGTCATCACCGTCCTCGATGACGGGCTGGAGTGGAACCACACAGACATCTACTCCAACTAC GACGCCGCAGCCAGCTATGATTTCAACGACAACGACCCAGACCCTTTCCCCCGATACGACTCCACCAATGAAAACAA GCATGGTACTCGCTGTGCAGGGGAGATTGCAATGCAGGCAGACAACAATAAATGTGGGGTCGGAGTGGCGTACAACGCCAAGGTTGGAG GGATTCGTATGCTGGATGGGATTGTGACTGACGCCATTGAAGCGAGCTCTATTGGGTTCAATCCGAACCACGTGGACATCTACAGCGCCAGCTGGGGACCCAACGATGATGGCAAGACGGTGGAGGGCCCCGGCCGTCTGGCCCAGAAGGCTTTTGAATATGGTATTCAGCAG GGCCGTGGTGGGAAAGGATCTATCTTTGTCTGGGCATCAGGTAATGGTGGACGCCAGGGAGATAACTGTGACTGCGACGGCTACACGGACAGCATCTACACTATCTCAATCAGCAGCGCCTCCCAGCAGGGCCTGTCCCCGTGGTACGCTGAGAAGTGCTCCTCCACTCTGGCTACAGCGTACAGCAGTGGAGACTACACTGACCAGAGGATT acaaGTGCTGATCTGCACAACGAGTGCACTCAGACTCACACCGGAACTTCTGCCTCTGCTCCGCTGGCTGCAGGAATATTTGCCCTGGCGCTGGAACAAAA TCCTGATCTTACCTGGAGAGACCTGCAGCACATTGTGGTCTGGACCTCGGAGTTTGATCCTCTGGCCAATAACCCGGGCTGGAAGAGGAACGGAGCAGGACTTATGGTGAACAGCCGCTTCGGCTTCGGCCTCCTCAATGCCAAAGCCCTGGTGGACCTTGCTGACCCGGCCACCTGGAAGCATGTGCCAGAGAAGAAGCAATGCATCGTCAGGGATGATTCATTCCAGCCGAG GGAACTTAAAGCAGCGGGGGAGATCACTATAGAGATTCCAACCAAAGCCTGTGCAGGGCAGGAGAACGCAGTCCGCTCATTGGAGCACGTGCAGGTGGAGGCCAGCATTGAATACACCAGGAGAGGAGACCTGCACATCACACTCACCTCCCCAGCTG GTACCAGCACGGTGCtgctggcagagagagagagggacacgTCCTCTAACGGCTTCAGGAACTGGGACTTTATGTCTGTCCATACATGGGGAGAAGATCCCACCGGGACGTGGACCCTAAAGATCACAGATACT TCAGGCCGTATGGAGAATGAGGGACGGATTTTAAACTGGAAGTTGATTCTCCACGGCACGTCAGAGAAACCAGAGCACATGAAGAAACCTCGAGTGTACATTCCTTACAATGCTGTGCAGAATGACCGCCGTGGAGTGGAACATATGGATGACATGATGGAG GAGCCCACACAGGCCCATTCACTTCAGAAGACTGAGATTGCAAAAGCTTCTTCTCCTTCCGATCCAGAGAAAGAACCCAAAGAGCTCTCGAATTCTCCTTTCACCCCCTCTCTGGCTCTGATTCGTCTCCTGCAGACGGCCTTCAACCAACAGACCCCGGCCCTACAGCAATCTCAGGCTGTGGCCAGGGCCTCCTCCGCCTGGAGGAAGCAGCTGCAGTCAAGCCAGAGCATCTCACCTCCCTCTACGAGACTCCCACCTCAGAAGCTATACCAGGCTCTGGACATGATCAACAAGTACCGTGGCAACGACGACAGCGTGTACAGTGACTACAGCGATGGCTTTTACAGCAACAAGCCGTACAGGCACAGAGATGACCGACTGCTGCAGGCCCTCTTTGAGATGCTGGACGATGATCGCAAGTGA